The nucleotide window CAGGGTCTGCTGGCGGTCCCACGGGCAGCCGTCCGGCCCGCGCAGTCGCGCCATGATGTCGACGAGCTGCTGGAAGGCCTGACCGGCGTCGAGGGGCATGCGGGCCGTATGGTACCATCGGCGCGTGAGCGAATTTGCCGACGAGCTGGACGAGAATTTCGCCAACCTGATCGTGTACGTCGGACAGATGGCGGCGATGGCCTTCGGCGATCTGCCCGACGGGTCTGGCCAGCGGCCCGATCCGAACATCGAGGCGGCGGGCATGTTCATCGAGATGCTGGGCATGCTGCAGGAAAAGACGCGCGGCAACCTCACCGCCGCGGAGTCGAAGGCGCTCGAAGACCTGCTCTACGATCTGCGCATGCGCTACGTGCAGGTGCAGGGCGGGCAGAAGCGGATCATCGAACCCTGAGCCTCCAGGTCACATTTCTCGGGACCGGCACTTCGCACGGGGTGCCGATGATCGGCTGCGACTGTCCGGTGTGCCGTTCCTCGGATCCGCACGACGCACGGCTGCGACCGTCGATCCTGGTGCGCGCCGGCGACGCCACGGTGCTGGTCGACGCCGGTCCGGATCTGCGGATGCAGGCGCTGCGCCACGGTCTTCGCCGCCTCGACGCGATTCTCTTCACCCATGGCCACGCCGATCACATCCTCGGGATCGACGACGTCCGGCGGTTCAACGCCATTGGCAAGGGGCCGATGCCCTGCTATGCCGACGCCCGCACCCTCGATGAGATCCGCAGGACGTTTCACTATGTCTTCGATCCGGCCACGCCCAAGGGCGGCGGGCTGCCGGCGCTCGACCTGCGGGCGATCGACGGGCCGTTCGCCGTGGCCGGCCTGGGCGTGGAGCCGATTCCTCTGTGGCACGGCCAGCGGCCGATCCTCGGCTTCCGCTTCGGGCCCTTTGCGTATCTGACCGACTGCAACGCGATTGCCGACGAGGCGTGGCCGCAGCTTGAGGGGCTCGATACGGTGGTGATCGACGCGCTGCGCGACCAGCCGCATCCGACCCATTTCTCGCTCGGCGAGGCGATCGAGGCGGCGCGCCGGATCGGCGCCCGGCGCACCTTCTTCACGCACATGTGCCATCATCTGGCGCACGAGGCGACCAACGCGAAATTGCCCGATGGCATGCGGCTCGCCCACGACGGCCTGACGCTGGACCTGTGATCGCCCACTATCCCGAAGATCCGGCGCCGCGCTGGCACGATCCGGTGCTGGCGCTCGGCAATTTCGACGGCCTGCACCGCGGGCACGCCAAGATCATCGACCGGGTGCGCCGCCGGGCCGGCGAGCGCGGCGGCACGCCGGCGGCGATGACGTTCGATCCGCATCCGCCGCGCGTCGTCCGTCCCGACAAGGCTCCGCAGCTCCTGATGACCACTGCGCAGCGCGTCGAGGCGCTCGGCCGGGCGGGGATGCGCGGCGTCGCGATCGTCCGCTTCACCCACGACATGTCGCTCTGGGATCCGGAGACGTTCGTGCGCAACGTGCTGGTCGAGTGGCTGCACGTGGTCGAGGTCTGGGTCGGCGCCAATTTCCTGTTCGGCCACGATCGCGCCGGCACCTTCAGCGTGCTGCGCACGCTCGGGACCCGCTATGGCTTCCGCGCCGAGAAGATCGATCCGGTCCGCTACAAGGACTTCGTCGTCAGCAGCACCAGGGTGCGCCGGCTCGTGTCGGAAGGGCGCGTCGACGAGGCGGGCGCGCTGCTCGGCCACCACTATTTCATCGACGGCACGGTCGTGCGCGGCCAGGCGCGCGGCCGCGAGATCGGCTTTCCGACCGCGAACCTCGACACCGCCAACGAGCTGCTGCCGCCGCACGGCGTCTACGCGACGGTGGCGACCGTCGACGGGATCGCCTGTGCGTCGGTGACGAACGTCGGCGTGCGTCCGACCTTCGGCGACGTCGACCACGTGCTGGTCGAGACGCACCTGCTCGAAGGGGGACGCGATCTCTACGACGCGCGGGTGCGGCTGTCGTTCGTCCAGCGGCTCAGGGACGAACGGCAGTTTGCCGACGTCGACGCGCTGCGCGCCCAGATCGAGGCCGACACCGGTGCGGCGCGCCGGCTGTTCGGGCATATTTCGCTATAGAATTGTCAGGATGGCTGAGTCGACGCGGCGCGTGGATCTGCGCCTGACGATCCCCGCGTCCGCGCCCTGGCGCGAGGTCGCGGTCGAACTGGCGGTCAAGTTCGCCGAGTATGTCAACGCGCCGGCGACGACGACCGCCGCCGTGTCGCAGGCGGTGGTCGCGGCGATGGCACAGCGGGAGCCCCGTTCGGCGATCTCGCTGGTGTTCTCGGCGACCGACGGCGAGGTGACCGTCGCCGTCGATCATGCGAAGAAGTGAACCGTGCGTCTGTACAACACGCTGACCCGTCGTGAAGAGGCGTTCGTCCCGTCTGACGGGCAGACCGTGCGGATGTATACGTGCGGCCTCACCGTCTACGCGCGGGGCCACATCGGCAATTTCCGGACGTTCGTCGCGCTCGACGTGCTGCGCCGCGCCCTCGAGTTCGAGGGCTATCGCGTCGTCCAGGTGCGCAATTTCACCGACGTCGACGACCGTACGATCGTCGAGTCGGTCAAGTCGGGACGGCCGCTGCGCGAATACACGCAGCAGTTCGTCGAGGCGTTCGAACGCGACGCGGCCGCGCTCGGGCTCGAGACGGTCGAGCACTCGCCGCGCGCCACCGACCACATCGAGGCGATGGCCGGCATGATCCGGGCGCTCGAGGCGAACGGCCACACCTACGCCGGCGACGGCTCGATCTATTTCAAGATCTCCACCTTCCCTGACTACGGCAGGCTGGCGCGCCTCGACCACGGTGGCATCAAGGCCGGCGCGCGCGTCGATTCCGACAAGTACGAAAAGGAAGACGCCCGCGACTTCGTGCTGTGGAAGGCCACCAAACCGGGCGAGCCGACGTGGGAGCCTGGCCTGCCGCCCGGGCGGCCCGGCTGGCACATCGAGTGCTCGGCGATGGCCGAAGAGCTGCTCGGGCCGCTGCCGATCGACATCCATGGCGGCGGCGTCGACCTGATCTTCCCGCACCACGAAAACGAGATCGCGCAGGCGGAAGGGGCGACGAAGCAGCAGTTCTCGCGATTCTGGGTGCACGTCGAGCACCTGATGATCGAGACGGACGAGGAGGCTGACGCTGTCCGGAACGAGAAGATGTCGAAGTCGCTCGGCAACGTCTACAACCTCGGGGACGTCGGCGCCCAGGGTTTCCGCCCGTCGACCCTGCGCTACCTCTATCTCGGCACGCACTACCGCAAGCAGCTGAAGTTCTCGTGGGCGCTGATGCGCCAGTCGGAGGAGTCGCTCAAGCGGCTGACCGACTTTCTGGCGCGGCTCGAGGTGCTGCCGGCCGGCGCCGCCAATCCGGCCACGGCGCCGAGGCTGGACGAGGCGTCCGCCGCGTTCGCCGAGCACATCCGCTCCGATGTCAACACCGCCGCCGCGCTCGGCGTCGTCTTCGATCTGGTCCGCGCGCTCAATTCGGCGATCGACGCCGGCGAGATGAAGAGCGGCGACGGCGATCTGGTGCGCGACGCCTTCGGCCGCTTCGACCGCGTGCTCGGCATCCTGTCGCTCCGCCACGCCGAAAACGAGCAGCCGCCGGTGCCGGTCGAGGAGATCGAGCGGCTCATCCAGGCCCGCAAGGCCGCCCGCGCCTCCCGCCGTTTCGCCGAAGCCGACAGCCTTCGCCTCGACCTCGACGCCCGCGGCATCGTGCTCGAGGACACGCCGTCGGGGACACGCTGGAAGCGAAAATGAAAGCCCCGGAGATCAAGACACCTCTTCCCGGGCCGAAGGCCAAAGCGATCATCGACCGGGACGCCGCGTTCGTGTCGCCGTCGTACACGCGCGACTATCCGCTCGTCATCGCGCGCGGCGAGGGCGCGATCGTCGAGGACGTCGACGGCAACACCTTCCTCGACTGCGCCGCCGGTATCGCGGTGAACTCGACCGGTGTCTCGCATCCCGAGGTGGTCAAGGCGATCTCGGAGCAGGCGGCGAAGTTCATCCACATGTCGGGGACGGACTTCTATTACGAGCCACAGGTCCGCCTCGCCGAGGAGCTGGCGGCGCTCGTGCCCATCGCCGGCGCCGTCCGAACTTTTTTCGGCAATTCCGGCACCGAAGCCACCGAAGCCGCGCTCAAGCTGTCGCGGTATCACACGCGGCGCCCGAACGTCATCGCCTTTCTCGGTTCCTTTCACGGCCGATCGCTCGGCGCGCTGGCCCTGACCTCGAGCAAATCGGTGCAGCGACGCGGTTTTGGTCCGCTGATGCCCGGTGTGTATCACGCGCCGTATCCCGATACCTATCGTTTCAACGGGAGTGCGGACGCGTGCGCGGAGGCGTCGCTGTCGTACGTGCGCGACCAGCTCCTCGTCCACCTCACCTCGCCTGACGAGGTCGCCGCGATCGTCGTCGAGCCGATCCAGGGGGAGGGCGGCTATCTCGTGCCGCCGCAGGCGTTTCTCCAGGGGCTCCGCGAGCTGACCGCCCAGCACGGGATCATGCTCGTGCTCGACGAGGTGCAATCGGGGATGGGCCGCACCGGGAAGATGTTTGCGGCCGAACACTTCGGCATCACGGGCGACATCGTCAACATCGCCAAGGGCATCGCGTCGGGTCTGCCGCTCGGCGTCACCTGTGCGAGGCGCGACGTGATGGACTGGCCGCCAGGCGCCCACGCGAGCACGTTTGGCGGCAATCCGGTGGCCTGCGCGGCGGCGCTGGTCACGATTCGGCTGCTTCGCGAGCAGTTCGTGCAGAACGCGGCGCTCGTCGGCGAGCACCTGATGAACGGCATCCGGGAGCTGGCCGGGAAGCACCCCCTGATCGGCGATGTGCGCGGCAAGGGGCTGATGATTGGCGTGGAACTCGTGCGGGACCGCCAGACGAAACAGCGGGCGATCGAGGAGCGCAACGCCCTCGTGCAGGCGATGTTCCGCCGCGGCGTGCTGATTCTCGGGGCCGGCCGCAACACCGTCCGCTTCGCGCCGCCGCTCGTGCTGACCAGGACGCAGGCGGACGCCGCGCTGCACGTCCTGGACGAAGCGCTCGCCGACGTCGCATCCCGTCCCCGACCCTGAGGGCGCTGGCGCAGCCCTTGCGAGCGGGCAGGGGCCATGACGCTCGAACGGCAGCAGCTCGGGATCATCGGCGAAGAACTGGCGGCGCGCGAGCTGATCGCGCGAGGGTACGTCATTCTTGAACGCCGCTACCGTACCGAGTGCGGCGAAATCGACATCGTGGCGCAGGACGGCGACACCCTCGTGTTCGTCGAAGTGCGCGCCAGGGCCACCGACGAGTTCGGCACGGCCGCCGAGAGCGTCACCCGCGCCAAGCAGCGCCGGTTGGCGCGTCTGGCGATCGACTATCTGGCGCGCCGGCAGGTCGCCGACCGTCCCTGTCGCTTCGACGTGGTCGCGATCGACGCGGCGTTGAGCGAGGCGCCGCAGATCACGGTGTATCCCGCGGCGTTCGAGGCCGCTGCACGCTGAGGCGCAGGGCGGCACGAGCGCAGTTTTCTTCTGCACGGCCAGGATTCAGGGTAAAGTTGGCGTTCACATGGCCGAAATGTTCGGTCGGTACCGGCTCGACGACCGTCTCGGGCAGGGTGGGATGGGAGTCGTGTACCGCGGCTGGGATCCCGTTCTGCAACGCGTCATCGCCTTGAAGATGGTGCTGGCCTCGAGCGAGATGGACCCTGACGTCCGCGAGCGCTTCTTCCGCGAGGCGCGCGCCGCTGCTCAGCTCACCCACAAGAACATCGTCACCGTCTACGACCTCGGGGAGCAGGAGGGGCGCCCCTTCCTCGCGATGGAGTTCCTCGACGGCGAGGACCTGCAGCGCCGGCTGGCCCGTCCAGAAAAGATGGGCTTCTGGCGCAAGGTCGACATCGCCATCGAGATGTGCCAGGGGATCGAGTTCGCCCACGCCCACGGCGTCATCCACCGCGATCTGAAACCCGCCAATATCTTCATCTCCAGCACCGGCGGCGTGAAGATTCTCGATTTCGGCCTCGCCCGCTTCATCTCGTCGCAGCTCACCCAGAGCAACATGATGATGGGCACGCTGAACTACATGTCGCCCGAGCAGGTGAGGGGCGAGCGCGCCGACCAGCAGTCCGACGTCTTCTCGATGGGTGTGGTGCTCTACGAGATGTTCGGCGGCCGGCGGGCGTTCGAAGGGGACTCGGCGGCCTCCACGCTCTACAAGATCCTGCAGGAAGTGCCCGAGCCGCTGTGGAAGATCGACGCGGCCGTCCCGCGCGAGCTGACGGCGATCATCGATCACGCGCTCGGCAAGCTGCGCGACGAGCGGTATCCCGACATGGCGAGCCTGCGCCACGACCTGGAAACGCTGCGCACCAATACGCACCTGACCGGTCCGTCGACGCCGTCGCCCCTGGCGACCGCGGTGCCGTCCGTTGCGTCCGCGCCGACGGTGCTGACGCCGCGACCCGACGCGACGCAGCGGATCGTGCCGACGGTGCCGCCATCGCTGCCGTCCGCGGTGACGCCGGCAGCCGCAGAGGCGCCATCGCGACAGGGGAGCACCGCCCGCGGCTTCCTGGTGGGCGCCACGGTCGGGGCGCTGGCGCTGGCCGTGTTCGTCCTCTGGAAGTCGAACCGCCAGCCGGAGAGCGCGCCTACCGTCACGCAGGCGCCCGCCACCAGCGTGGCGCCGACGAGCGTGCCGCCGACGAGCGTGCCGACGGCATCGGGTGCCGTAGTCATCCCCTCACCCCAGACGACGTCAGCACCCGAGCCTGCCACCAGAAGCGCCAACGCCGACAACTCGGCGGCACGGTCCGTCGAGGCGCGGAATGCGCCCGGACGGCAGTCGCGCCGCCACGACGCGCCGGAGGCCGGCGCACCGCCGGCCAGCGGGACGCGCAGCGTCCCCGCCAGTCCCGCCCCGCCCCCCTCGGCACCCGTCGACACGAGACCGGCCGCAGCCGCTGCGAGTCCGGCGCCCAGTACCCCCGTGCCCGTGCCGCCGGCGCCGACAGCCACCAGCCAGACGCCTCCGATCTCGTCGCCGCCCGCCACCATTCCGACGCCGCCGGCAACATCGACCGTCCCGCCAGCCCCGACGCCAGCCGCAGCGGCGACACCCGCTGGCCCCCCGGTGCTGAACGCCGAGCGTGCCGCTGACCTGCTGCGCCGCTATCGCGCGGCGCTCGAGGCCAGGAGCCTCGACCAGTTGAAGCGGATCTGGCCGTCGCTCGGCGGCAACGCCGAATCGGCGCTGCGGCAGCAGTTCGAACAGGCGGCGCGGATCTCGGTCGAATCGTCGGATCCGCAGGTGTCGGTGTCGGGATCGACGGGACGCATCGTATTCGTCCGCAACTACACCGTCGTGACGGTCGAGGGTAAACAGCTGCAGAGCACCGCCCAGGCGACGATGGACGTGCACCGATCCGGCGATGCCTGGGTCATCGACTCCATACGATTCGTGTCCCGTTGAATGAGTGATCAGGAGAATCCTGCATGAAGAAATGCTGCGTGATGTTGTGTGCCTGCCTGTTCGCTGCGGCCGCCCCCGCCGCGGCACAGAACCGTCCGGCGACGCTGTCGACGCTGTTCGAAGACATCTTCGGTCCCAACGGTCTGGTGGTGAGCAGCGACGACGTTCAGCTCGATGGCACCAACCACGCCGCCCACTTCAACAGCTCGTTCCAGTCGGATTTCCGCCTGATCAACATCGCGCTCACCAGTCAGCTCACCGCGGTGCCGCTGCCGTCGCCCGCCTCGGGCTTCACCTATCGCTTCGACGAATCGACCGGCACCTTCGTCCGCTCGACGAAAAGCTTCGGCCCGATTCTCAGCGACCGCGGCGACACCATCGGCAAGGGACAGATCGCCTTCGGCGCCAATGCCCAGTTCTTCTCGTTCGATCATCTCGACGGCACGTCGCTCAGCCAGGTGCCCGCCGTGTTCAGGCACGACAACTATCAGTCGACGCCCGGGCGGTCCGACGTCATCTTCACGGAGAACACGATTCAGGCCGACCTCACGCAGATGACCTGGGCGCTGACCTACGGGCTGACCGACCGCCTCGAGGTGTCGGCGGCTGTACCGCTCGTGCGCACGCACGTGTCGCTGCTGTCGAACGCGACCATCGAGCGGGTCGGCACTGGCACCAACCTCGGCGTTCACTATTTCTATGATCCGACGGCCCCCGACAATCACGGCACCGCGCGCCAGTACTTCGCCGAAGGCTCCGCCTCAGGGGTTGGCGACGTCCTGCTGCGCGCCAAGGGGACCGTCATCCGCAAATCGAGCCTCGCGGTCGCCGCGGGAGTCGACCTGCATCTGCCGTCGGGTGACGAGCAGAACCTGCTCGGTTCGGGCGCGTTCGGCGCCAGGCCGTTTGCGGCGTTGTCGGGGACGGTGGGCGCGCTGTCGCCCCACCTCAACGTCGGATACCAGTGGAACGGCAGCAGCGTGCTGGCCGGCGACGTGCGCCAGAACATCAGCGCCGACCTGCCGGACCAGTTTCAGTTCGCCGCCGGCACCGAGGTCACGGTGAATCCGAAACTGACCGTCATCTTCGACGTCCTCGGCCAGGAGTTCCTCAACTCGCCGCGATTGACCACCTTCCAGTTCGTGGCGCAGGGTCCGTTCGGCAGCGTCCCGCTTCAGGACCTCGGCTTCACGACCGACAGCTTCTGGGCCACCAGCGGCTCGATCGGCCTCAAGGCCAACCTGGCGCGGCGGCTGCTGCTCAACTTCAATCTGCGGTTTGCGACGAACCACGCCGGCTTGACCGACCGGCTGACGCCGCTGGTCGGCATGGAGTACGCATTCTGATTGCGAGCAGCGCGCGCTCGTCACCGAGCGGCGTCTGAAAGACTCGACGCCTACGGTATCGGAGTCGGCTTCGTGCTCGCGGACTGGACGTGGAACACGCCGCGGAGGAACCGGCTGAAGACGTTCCGGCGCCGTGGGGCCTCGACTTCATCGGGTGTCGCGTCAATCGCCGTCGGCGGCTCCTGCAGCGCCGCGAGTTCCACCGGCCGCCGCAGCCGCGGCGCGCGGACCCGTGCCGGCGGGGTCGTGGCGGTCAGGCGCGCATCGACCAGGATCGGACGTGAGCCGATGCCCTTCGGCGTTGCCGCGTCGTTCAGGAGGCTGCGGCTCGGAAGCGGCCGCGAGAGGATCATCAGGGTGATGAAGTAGGCCGAAGACGCGGCGGCCACGATCGCCAACCGCACCATCTCGCCCCGGTGCCGTCGAGGCAAGTCCGAGAACGTCACCGACGGGCGAGGCCCCTCGGTGCACGATGCCGCCGTCATCCAGCCCCGTGCCTGGTCCGACATGCGGGGCCTGTCAATTCACGAAGCGCGCCAGCCTGGCGCACACACCGTCGCCGGGCGAAGTGCGCGCCGCGAAAGTGGTTTGCCGCCGGCGGTTGCGGGGATTTCCCGATCGTGTGCGGCTCGAAATCATCCGGGGCCGGCACTTCTTACGCAGGATCGATCCTGTCAGGCGGATCACGCTTTTGCCGCGGCCCCTGGGGGCAGGTGGCGCTGCAGCGCCGCCAGCGCGCCGAACACCACCAGCATGGCGACGGCGGTGAGGAGGAAGAACGCGAACGGGCCGCCGCGATCGAGCGCCGCCGTGCCGGCATAGGAGCTGAGCACCGCGCCGATGCGCCCGATCGAGAGCGCCGCGCCGAGGCCGGTCGCGCGCATCGGCGTCGGATAGACGTGCGTGGCCAGCGCATAGAGCGTCGTCTGTACGGCGTTGGTGAACGCGCCGACCAGCGCAATTGTCGCGACGATCGAGAGTGTCGACCGCGCCGGCGTGATCGGCAGCCAGCCGGCGACGATCGCTGACACTGTCGCGGCCGCTGCGAGCCCGAGCATCACCCGCTTCGAACCGAACCGCGGAAATGCCAGCGCGCCTCCCAGCGCGCCGGCCACACCGGCGAGGTTGTTGGCGGTCAGTCCGGTCCCCGCGACGGCCGCCGGCAACCCGGCGCCGGTCAGCATCGCCGGGATCCAGTTGAAGCCGAGGTACACCGACAGCAGACACGCGAAGAACGCCGCCCACAGCAGCACCGTGTCGCGGCGGTAGTCGGGCGAGAGCAGCGCGCGAACGCCGCCGCCGGCGTTGCGCTCGCGGCGATCGACGATCGTCTGTCCGGGTCCGACGCGGTGTCCCATGCGCGCGACGAGCGCGTGGAGTTCGCCGGCTCGGTCGGGATGCTGGGCCAGGTAGCGAGGCGATTCGGGGAGCGTCCACGCCAGGAGCAGCGCGAGCGCGATCGGGATCCCTCCGACGATCTGGAAGAATCCGCGCCAGCCGACGGTCGGGAGCATGTGCACGGCGAGCAGCGCCGCGACCGTCCCGCCAAGCGGGACGCAGACGATCGCCAGGGTGACGGCGATCGTCCGCCGCTGCCGCGGCACGAACTCGGCCGCGAGGGCGCCGGCGTTGGGAAGCGCACCGCCCAGGCCGAGGCCGGCGATGAACCTGAGCAGGGCGAGGGCCGGTACCGTCGCGGCGAATCCGACCGATGCGGTCGCGACACCAAAGACGAGGACACTGACGAGGAGCGCGCGCTTGCGTCCGCTGCGGTCGCCGAACACGCCGGCCACGCCCCCGCCGAGAATCATCCCGAAGAGGCCTGCGGCCAGCGCCGGCGCAAACGCGGCGCGCGGCAGCTGCCACTCGCGCATGATGACCGGCAGCGAGGCACCGAGCAGCTGGTTGTCGGCGCCGTCGAAGATGACGGTGATCGCCGTGAGCGCGACCAGCAGCCGCTGATATCCGGAGAACGCGCCGCCGTCGAGCAGCTCGCCGATGTCGACGGCGGAATCGTGCGATGCGCTCGGCGGAGTCGTCACGCGGCGGCGCGATTATAGGCGATCGGGCGCGATCCCCGCCGGTGCCCGCGCGCGGTTACTGAGGTGGTCGGGGCGCTTCCTGCGGAAACACGTAGGTGATGGTGACGGCACCGGCCTGGAGCTTGGCATCGGCGCGGCCGCCGTGCATCCGCGCCACGTGTGCGGCGGCAGCCAGCAGGATCCCCGCGGCGGGGGCGCGCCGGAACTCGTCGTCGCGGTTCTCGAAGCCGTGCTCGGTAAACCCCGCCGGCAGCGACAGGTTCGTGCAGGAAATGTCGACGATCAACGCCGGCCGGATCCTGACGGCGCGCAGGCTCACGGTGATCCGCGGCCCGCCTTCGTCGAAGCTGTCCTGCGAGCCGTGTACGCAGGCGAGATCGAGCAGCGCGTCGACCGTACCGGCGACGCCCTGTACGACGAGCGCGCGTTCGCCGGCGACGGTGAACGTGGAATCTTCGGCGGCGACGGCGCAGTCGGCGCCGTTCAGGCGCGCCACCCGCACGCAGGCCGTGCGCACCGCTGTGGCGAGATCGCCGGCGTTGACCGCCAGCCGCTGCGGCTCGCCGTCACGCGCGGCGATCGAGATGGCGCGCGCGAGCCTCGCGACGCGCTGCAGTTCGGCCTGCACGGAGCGATCGACGAGATCGGGCGAGACGCCGTGTGTCCTGGAAATCGCGCTGTGCGCCACGGCCGCTTCGATCCGGCTGGCGATGAGGTCCACCGCCGCGGCCGACGGCCGCTCCGGCGTTGGCCGCGCCGCGTCGAGCAACTCGTCGCTGAGCGTGGTGCGCGCCGCCGGCAGCGTACGCGCCGGGGACGGCGCCCGATCGGTCGGCGTGGACATCAATTCCTCCACATAGTGCTTGTCGTGCCGCATGCGGAAGCTCGGAGGCAGTCCCTCACGGCGAACCCGGGGTTGTGGCTCTTCTTCCGGATAGTCGCTCGCTTCGAGCGTGTCGGGCACCGGCATCTGCGGGCCGACGTCGAGAAAGTCCGGGGTCTCTGCACCAAACGAGTCGTTCACTCGCGATCCTCCGAAGCCGTGTCGATGTGGAACCGCACGAAGGATATCAGAACGTGCAGAAATGTGAAGCGTCGCGTAACCGTGTGCGACGAGGTCGCTTGCGTCCGGCGGGTGATTGCTGCAGACTGCGGCGCCAGCGGAGGAGCAGCATGCCTGGACGCCTTGATTTCGACGTCGACTTCGGCCCGAACGCGCGCCGCCGTGACGACGCCGCGCCGATGCGGCTGCTCGTCGTCGGCGACTTCAGCGGCACGTCCGGCGAGCAGCGCGGGACGTTTGGCGGCCGCGCCACCCACCGCATCGACGTCGACACCTTTGACGCCGTCATGCGCCGGATCGGGCCGCGCGTCGCGCTCGCCGACGTGGAGATCCGTTTCGAGCAGGTCGACGATTTTCATCCCGATCGCCTGTATGCGCGGCTCGATCGCTTCAAGCGCCTGCGGGACACGCGCGCGACAACTCCGCCTGTGCCGGGCGGCGATCAGCTCGCGCGGCTGCTCGGTACCTCGCCAACGCCTCCGGCCGCCGCCGCCAGTGGTATCGATGCACTAATCCGCGACGCCGTCGCGCCGCACGTCGTCAAGGACACGTCCGCCGCGACGGTTGCGCACCGGCAGGCGGTTGACGGGGCCATCGCCGAGGAGATGCGGGGCCTGCTGCACGCGCCGGCGTTCCAGGCGCTGGAAGCGGCGTGGCGAGGTGTGCGATGGCTCGTCACGAGCCTGGAGCTCGACGACAGCCTCGAGGTGCATCTGCTGGACGCCACACGCGACGAGCTCCTCGCCGACATCGTCGGATCCGGCGGCGACCTGGCGAAGACCGGTCTCCACGAGATCGCGGTGAATCGACCGCGCGCCAGCGTGGACGGGAGGCGATGGACGGCGCTCGTCGGGTTGTTTCGATTCGGCGCGTCTACGGCCGACGTCGGGCTGCTTGCCGCGCTCGGAGTCGTGGCTGCGCGCGGCGGCGCCGCATTTCTGGGGGATGCCGATCCGCGGCTCGGGCTGGATCCGGCGGGCGTGCCGGCGGAGTGGACGGCGCTTCGGCGGACGGCGACGGCCCGGTCGATCGCGATGGCGGCGCCGAGGGTTCTGTTGC belongs to Vicinamibacterales bacterium and includes:
- a CDS encoding YraN family protein, translated to MTLERQQLGIIGEELAARELIARGYVILERRYRTECGEIDIVAQDGDTLVFVEVRARATDEFGTAAESVTRAKQRRLARLAIDYLARRQVADRPCRFDVVAIDAALSEAPQITVYPAAFEAAAR
- a CDS encoding MBL fold metallo-hydrolase; this translates as MCRSSDPHDARLRPSILVRAGDATVLVDAGPDLRMQALRHGLRRLDAILFTHGHADHILGIDDVRRFNAIGKGPMPCYADARTLDEIRRTFHYVFDPATPKGGGLPALDLRAIDGPFAVAGLGVEPIPLWHGQRPILGFRFGPFAYLTDCNAIADEAWPQLEGLDTVVIDALRDQPHPTHFSLGEAIEAARRIGARRTFFTHMCHHLAHEATNAKLPDGMRLAHDGLTLDL
- a CDS encoding protein kinase; amino-acid sequence: MAEMFGRYRLDDRLGQGGMGVVYRGWDPVLQRVIALKMVLASSEMDPDVRERFFREARAAAQLTHKNIVTVYDLGEQEGRPFLAMEFLDGEDLQRRLARPEKMGFWRKVDIAIEMCQGIEFAHAHGVIHRDLKPANIFISSTGGVKILDFGLARFISSQLTQSNMMMGTLNYMSPEQVRGERADQQSDVFSMGVVLYEMFGGRRAFEGDSAASTLYKILQEVPEPLWKIDAAVPRELTAIIDHALGKLRDERYPDMASLRHDLETLRTNTHLTGPSTPSPLATAVPSVASAPTVLTPRPDATQRIVPTVPPSLPSAVTPAAAEAPSRQGSTARGFLVGATVGALALAVFVLWKSNRQPESAPTVTQAPATSVAPTSVPPTSVPTASGAVVIPSPQTTSAPEPATRSANADNSAARSVEARNAPGRQSRRHDAPEAGAPPASGTRSVPASPAPPPSAPVDTRPAAAAASPAPSTPVPVPPAPTATSQTPPISSPPATIPTPPATSTVPPAPTPAAAATPAGPPVLNAERAADLLRRYRAALEARSLDQLKRIWPSLGGNAESALRQQFEQAARISVESSDPQVSVSGSTGRIVFVRNYTVVTVEGKQLQSTAQATMDVHRSGDAWVIDSIRFVSR
- the cysS gene encoding cysteine--tRNA ligase → MRLYNTLTRREEAFVPSDGQTVRMYTCGLTVYARGHIGNFRTFVALDVLRRALEFEGYRVVQVRNFTDVDDRTIVESVKSGRPLREYTQQFVEAFERDAAALGLETVEHSPRATDHIEAMAGMIRALEANGHTYAGDGSIYFKISTFPDYGRLARLDHGGIKAGARVDSDKYEKEDARDFVLWKATKPGEPTWEPGLPPGRPGWHIECSAMAEELLGPLPIDIHGGGVDLIFPHHENEIAQAEGATKQQFSRFWVHVEHLMIETDEEADAVRNEKMSKSLGNVYNLGDVGAQGFRPSTLRYLYLGTHYRKQLKFSWALMRQSEESLKRLTDFLARLEVLPAGAANPATAPRLDEASAAFAEHIRSDVNTAAALGVVFDLVRALNSAIDAGEMKSGDGDLVRDAFGRFDRVLGILSLRHAENEQPPVPVEEIERLIQARKAARASRRFAEADSLRLDLDARGIVLEDTPSGTRWKRK
- a CDS encoding acetyl ornithine aminotransferase family protein, with the protein product MKAPEIKTPLPGPKAKAIIDRDAAFVSPSYTRDYPLVIARGEGAIVEDVDGNTFLDCAAGIAVNSTGVSHPEVVKAISEQAAKFIHMSGTDFYYEPQVRLAEELAALVPIAGAVRTFFGNSGTEATEAALKLSRYHTRRPNVIAFLGSFHGRSLGALALTSSKSVQRRGFGPLMPGVYHAPYPDTYRFNGSADACAEASLSYVRDQLLVHLTSPDEVAAIVVEPIQGEGGYLVPPQAFLQGLRELTAQHGIMLVLDEVQSGMGRTGKMFAAEHFGITGDIVNIAKGIASGLPLGVTCARRDVMDWPPGAHASTFGGNPVACAAALVTIRLLREQFVQNAALVGEHLMNGIRELAGKHPLIGDVRGKGLMIGVELVRDRQTKQRAIEERNALVQAMFRRGVLILGAGRNTVRFAPPLVLTRTQADAALHVLDEALADVASRPRP
- a CDS encoding DUF1844 domain-containing protein encodes the protein MSEFADELDENFANLIVYVGQMAAMAFGDLPDGSGQRPDPNIEAAGMFIEMLGMLQEKTRGNLTAAESKALEDLLYDLRMRYVQVQGGQKRIIEP
- a CDS encoding bifunctional riboflavin kinase/FAD synthetase; its protein translation is MIAHYPEDPAPRWHDPVLALGNFDGLHRGHAKIIDRVRRRAGERGGTPAAMTFDPHPPRVVRPDKAPQLLMTTAQRVEALGRAGMRGVAIVRFTHDMSLWDPETFVRNVLVEWLHVVEVWVGANFLFGHDRAGTFSVLRTLGTRYGFRAEKIDPVRYKDFVVSSTRVRRLVSEGRVDEAGALLGHHYFIDGTVVRGQARGREIGFPTANLDTANELLPPHGVYATVATVDGIACASVTNVGVRPTFGDVDHVLVETHLLEGGRDLYDARVRLSFVQRLRDERQFADVDALRAQIEADTGAARRLFGHISL